The Toxorhynchites rutilus septentrionalis strain SRP chromosome 3, ASM2978413v1, whole genome shotgun sequence genome includes a region encoding these proteins:
- the LOC129777739 gene encoding uncharacterized protein LOC129777739, translating into MYSKMIAVLAFAAVVIAAPQHQEAARFPAGVNPAACPSYPNCDNAALHNPQPHNNHAANQWNPNWNAQPSWNAAPQPAWNAQPAWNHQPAAPAWNAQPSWNSYPAVSGPAHNHLAAPAPTAGGDKYPAGVNPQSCPNYPYCDNSAPAGAPHAAPLPGYTERQYPAGVSPHSCPNFPYCN; encoded by the exons atgtactcgaaaatg ATCGCTGTTTTGGCTTTTGCCGCCGTTGTTATTGCTGCCCCTCAGCACCAGGAAGCGGCGAGATTCCCAGCTGGAGTTAATCCAGCTGCTTGCCCATCATACCCCAACTGCGACAACGCTGCCCTGCACAACCCACAGCCACATAACAACCACGCTGCCAACCAGTGGAACCCGAACTGGAACGCTCAGCCAAGCTGGAACGCTGCTCCACAACCCGCATGGAATGCCCAGCCAGCCTGGAACCACCAGCCAGCTGCCCCAGCCTGGAATGCTCAGCCAAGCTGGAACTCGTACCCAGCTGTTTCCGGACCAGCCCACAACCATTTGGCCGCCCCAGCCCCAACCGCCGGAGGTGACAA ATACCCAGCTGGTGTGAACCCACAGAGTTGCCCGAACTACCCATACTGTGATAACTCTGCTCCAGCTGGAGCTCCACATGCCGCTCCACTGCCAGGATACACCGAACGTCAGTACCCTGCTGGAGTCTCCCCACACAGCTGCCCAAACTTCCCATACTGCAACTAA